Genomic window (Allostreptomyces psammosilenae):
GGCACACGGTCCCTGGCCGACGTCGTCCGCCCGCCCGTTCTCGTATGTGAACGCTGGTCTCATCCGTGCACGGTGGACCATAGGAGTGACCTAGTTCACTGTCAACGAGTTCGGCGGGGCCGGTTCTGGCGCGCCATCAGGGCGCGGGCGCCCGACGCCCAGCGCCGTCCGCGCCTGCGCGGACGCGCAGCGTAACCAAGGGGGCGCAGCACCATGCCCCGGATCCCACGGTGAAGACCTCTGCACCCCGCCCGGGCCCCCGAACGCGCGGACGGCACGGCCACGCCTGCCCGAAACGGTCAGCCTCCTCGGAGGCGGCCGCGTCCGACCCGCCCGACCCCCGCCCCGCGCCCGCCGCGCCGCCCACCACCCCGCGTCAGCGGGCGGACCCCCCTCGCCCGGCGGACCGGCCACTCAGCCGGCGGCGACGGACTCGCGCAGGACCTCCGAGAGAAAGGCGTCCAGGTTCGCCCGGAGCCGCCGGATCCGCTCCTCCACGGTGAGCGACTCCGTCGGACGGCCGCCCATCTCGGGCTTCTTCCGCCCCCGCACGTACAGCGAACAGGCCAGGTCGGCGCACATGTACTGGCCAACCGAGTTGCCCTGCCGCCCGGAGGCCCCGGCCCGCGCGGCCGTCTGCAGCAGCACGCCCGTCCCCGGGTGGGGTGTCACGCACACCGCGCAGACGTTGCTCTTCATCAGCGACTTGCGCACCCCGGCCGGCATCCGCAGCGTGACCCCGACGAGCCCTCCGGCGGCCTCCGGCCCGCCCTCGCGCTCCGCGACGAGGTAGCTGCGGTCCGGCGCGCCCGGATCGCGCCACCCCAGGAAGTCCAGGTGCTCCCAGGGCAGGTCGGCCAGCCCCCTGGGCAGGTTCAGCCGGCGCGCCTCTCCCTTCGAGCAGTTCACGAAGGACGCGCGTATCTCACTCTCACTGACCGGACGCATGGTGTCTGAAACTAACACCGCCCCCGACCAGCCGTCGCGCCAATAAGACGTGACGGCCCTCACCGGTTCCCCGCCCGGCGGCACGGTCGGTGCCGCCTGCGAACCTGGGGATCAGCGGGGGTCGGCGGGATGGTGGGTGGGGGCGAGGAGGGGGGTGGGGGGAAGGTCGGCGACGGGCAGGTCGACGTCGGCGGTGCACTCCGGGGCGCCGCACTCGCAGGCGAAGGCGACGACGGTCGCGTGCAGGTCGAGGGTGCACCAGGGGCGGGCGCTGACCGTCTCGTACTGCTCCACCACGGCCTGGTTGGCGTAGCGCAGCAGGGCGCGGCGCTCCACGGCGCTGTCGGCGGTGGGGCCCTCGGCGAGCGGTCCGGCGAAGACCTTCTCCACCTCGGCCGCGGTCTGCTCCGGCGTGAGGCCGTCGACGACGATCCGCCGCACGTCCGCCCGGTCGAGCTCGGCCTCGATCACCTCGCGCAGGTACAGGTACAGCTCGGGGACGGCGCCCGGGCCGTGCCGCGCCTCCAGCCGGGCCCGCTGCTCCCGCGGCGAGAGCGTCAGCCACACCGCCCGGTCCGCCGCCCCGGGCGGCAGCATGGCCGGGGTGACCAGGGTGCCCTCGGCGATCGTCAGCGGCGCGGCGGGCAGCGCGCGCAGGTCGTCCACGGTCATCCGGCCGCGTTCGACGGGCAGGTCCAGCGCGTGCCGCTCGGCCGGCGGCAGGGCGGCCCGCTGGGCGGGCGTGAGCTCCTCGAATCGGAGGGCGGCCGGGTCGCCGGCGGCCAGCGCGCGGTCCCGGTGCGTCCAGGTGCGGGTGTCGGAGTTGTACCAGCGCAGGCCGTGACGGCGCGCCAGCGTCCGGGCCGCCGTGGACTTCCCGGACCCGGGCGGGCCCCCGATCCACAGCACGTTCGGCAACTCGTCCACCGTGTCCCCGCCCTCCCCTTGCTCCACCCGCGGCCGGTACCGAGCCTACGCGCCAGCGCCGCGGCGGGATCGACGTCGGATTGCCGCCAGCGGGATCCGGTGCGGCCGACCAGGCTGGCGGTATGACGAATCCCCCCAGCACCGGCACGGTGGCCGTCCTCACCGGCATGTACGCGGCCGAGGCGGAGTACCTGGCCGCCGGCGGCCCCGGCCGGGCCCCGTTCGACCTGCTCGCCCCGTTCTTCTCGCCCGACGTGGTGCTGCACCAGGCGGACGGCCTGCCCTACGGCGGGACCTGGCGCGGACACGCCGGCATGGCGCGGTTCTTCCTGGCGATGAGCCACGCCTGGGAGTCGTTCGAGATGGTGCGGCAGGAGTTCCTGGCCACCGGCGAGACGGCGGTCGTGCTCACCCAGGTCCGGGCCCGCGCCCGTGCCACCGGCCGGGAGCTGGCCTTCCCGATCCTGCAGACCATCACGGTCGAGGACGGGCGGATCCGTTCGGTCCGCCCGTTCTACTGGGACACCCGGGCGATCGCCGAGGCCTGCGCGGAACCCGCCGCCACCGACCGGGGGGCGTCATAGGGGCGGCGGGAGGCGCGTGAGCTGGTCAGGCCCCCGCGCCGGCGGGGCGCAGCGCCGGGCCGCAGAAGGTGCGGCGGTACGCCTGCGGCGTGGTCCCGAGCCGCCTGGTGAAGTGGTGCCGCAGCATGCCGGCCGAACCGAAGCCGGTCCGCTCGGCGATGACGTCGATGGTCTCGTCGGACACCTCCAGCAGGTGCTGGGCCAGCAGGACGCGCTGGTTGGTGAGCCACTGGAGCGGGGTGGTGCCGAGTTCGGCCTGGAAGCGGCGGGCGAAGGTGCGCGGGGACATGTGCGCGGCGCGGGCCATCCGGTCCACCGTCAGCTCCTCGTGCAGGTGCTCCTCCACCCAGGCGATGGCCGGCCCGAGCGGGCCGGTGACCGGCTCCGGCGCCGGGCGCTTGACGTACTGCGCCTGGCCGCCGTCCCGGTGCGGCGGCACCACCATGCGCCGGGCGATGCCGTTGGCCACCGTGCTGCCCTGCTCCTTGCGGACCAGGTGCAGGCAGGCGTCGATGCCGGCGGCCGTGCCGGCGCCGGTGATCACCGGGTCGTCGTCCACGTAGAGGATGTCCGGCCGCACGATCGCCTTCGGGTGGCGGCGGGCCAGCTCGTCGCAGTACCGCCAGTGGGTGGTGCACGGGCGGCCGTCGAGCAGGCCGGCGGCGGCGAGCACGAACGCCCCGCTGCAGATGGACAGCACCCGGGTGCCGCGGGCGACGGCCGCCCGCAGGGCCTCCAGGAGCTCCTCCGGGTAGTGGGCGTCCGGATCGCCGGAGGGGATGCCGATCAGGTCGGCGGTGAGCAGGCGTTCCAGGCCGTGCGGGGTGCTGAGCGTCAGGCGCTGCTTCATCCGCACCGGTTCTCCGGAGACGGAGACGACGTCGAAGTCGTAGACGGGCAGGCCGTTGTCGGACCGGTCCACCCCGAAGACCTCGCAGAACACGCTGAGCTCGAACATGTTGCCGCCCTCCAGGGCGACGGCGGCGACGTTCTGCAGCACGGGGCGGCTCCTCACGGGCGGTGATGAGGGCGGGGGATGGCGAGCCGGGGACCGGGGCGGCGACCGGACGGACACGGTGGCAGGAATTCGATGTTAGCTGTCAGTCCTGCCACTGACCAGAGTCACCCACCGTCAGCATCCTTGAAGCCATGGAACCCGTCATCGTTCTCGGAGCAGTCGTCATCCTCCTTGTCCTGCTCGGCATCGCCACCGTCAAGGGCTTCACCGTGGACAGCCGCGACGGGGCCGACTGGGCCTACCGCAACCAGGCCGCCCGGGCCCTGCGCCCCGGCGACCAGCTGACCGCCATCGACTCCGTCACCCGCGCCTCCGCCGAAGCGTCCGCCCAGGTCGCGCCGGTGGTGCGGGAGGAGGCGGAGCCGACTCGGGCGTCCGGGGACCCGGCGGCGCGGCCTTCGCAGGGCGGGGCGGCCGTGCCGCCCCGGCACCGGGTGCGCCGGCGCGCCGTCCCGACCGCGGCGCCCGCCACGGCGCCCGGGCGGCGCGCCGCCCAGCGCCCGGCGACCCGTCGCCCCGACGACGGCCGGGAGTGCAACGCAGGCGGAGGCAGCCGCTCCGCGTGACCGAGCGTGACGGCCGCGCCGGCGGCCACCGCGCCCTCCGAGCGGCCGGACAGCCCCGCGCTGCCCGGCCGCCGCGCCGCCAGGACGCCGCGCCGTCAGGCTCCGGTCCGGTCGGTCCGTCGGGCTCCGGCGCCGTCATGCGCAGGCCGCGTCACCCCTCGGCGCCGTCACGCCCGGCCCACAGCGCCTCGATGGCGGCGGCGCCGCCGCGCTGCAGCCAGGTCGGGAAGTCCATCAGGCCGGGGTGGCGCTTGCGCAGCGCCGGGATGTCCGCCTGCCAGCCGCCGCCCTCGTAGAGGAAGGCGTACGCCCTCTCGATGCCCGGCATGATCGCGGCGGCCTCCTCCAGCGGAAGCTGCCGGTAGCGGACCTGCCGGCCGAGGGCCCGGCCGATCAGCTTCACCGTCTCCTCGGGCGTCAGCTCGTCGCCCGCCAACTCGATCGCCTCGCCCAGGTACTCCTCCGGGTGGGCGAAGGCGAGCGCCGCGACGGCCCCGATGTCGTCCACGGCGATCAGCTGCACCGGCACGTCCGGACGGAAGATGTGCAGCAGGACGCCGTCGACGATTCCGCCCATCGGCAGCCCGGGAATGGCGTGGTTCTCCATGAAGCGGACCGGGCGCAGGATCGTGGCGGGCAGCCCGAGCCGTCGGACGTGCTGCTCGACGGACCACTTGGCGGCGAAACCGGCGGGCTGCTCCGCGTGGCGCTCGGCTCCGCCGACGGACGTGAAGACGTAGTGCCGCACGCCGGCCTCGGCGGCGGCCTCGGCCAGGTTCCGGCCCCACGCCACCTCCCGCAGCCCGGTGCGGTCGTCAGGCGT
Coding sequences:
- a CDS encoding nuclear transport factor 2 family protein; translation: MTNPPSTGTVAVLTGMYAAEAEYLAAGGPGRAPFDLLAPFFSPDVVLHQADGLPYGGTWRGHAGMARFFLAMSHAWESFEMVRQEFLATGETAVVLTQVRARARATGRELAFPILQTITVEDGRIRSVRPFYWDTRAIAEACAEPAATDRGAS
- a CDS encoding NmrA/HSCARG family protein is translated as MHTADRTILVTGATGRQGGAAARHLLADGWRVRALVRDPDAPAARALRRAGAELVTGDLDDVASLRAAVTGAHGVFGVTPDDRTGLREVAWGRNLAEAAAEAGVRHYVFTSVGGAERHAEQPAGFAAKWSVEQHVRRLGLPATILRPVRFMENHAIPGLPMGGIVDGVLLHIFRPDVPVQLIAVDDIGAVAALAFAHPEEYLGEAIELAGDELTPEETVKLIGRALGRQVRYRQLPLEEAAAIMPGIERAYAFLYEGGGWQADIPALRKRHPGLMDFPTWLQRGGAAAIEALWAGRDGAEG
- a CDS encoding FBP domain-containing protein, translated to MRPVSESEIRASFVNCSKGEARRLNLPRGLADLPWEHLDFLGWRDPGAPDRSYLVAEREGGPEAAGGLVGVTLRMPAGVRKSLMKSNVCAVCVTPHPGTGVLLQTAARAGASGRQGNSVGQYMCADLACSLYVRGRKKPEMGGRPTESLTVEERIRRLRANLDAFLSEVLRESVAAG
- a CDS encoding GlxA family transcriptional regulator; the encoded protein is MLQNVAAVALEGGNMFELSVFCEVFGVDRSDNGLPVYDFDVVSVSGEPVRMKQRLTLSTPHGLERLLTADLIGIPSGDPDAHYPEELLEALRAAVARGTRVLSICSGAFVLAAAGLLDGRPCTTHWRYCDELARRHPKAIVRPDILYVDDDPVITGAGTAAGIDACLHLVRKEQGSTVANGIARRMVVPPHRDGGQAQYVKRPAPEPVTGPLGPAIAWVEEHLHEELTVDRMARAAHMSPRTFARRFQAELGTTPLQWLTNQRVLLAQHLLEVSDETIDVIAERTGFGSAGMLRHHFTRRLGTTPQAYRRTFCGPALRPAGAGA
- a CDS encoding AAA family ATPase → MEQGEGGDTVDELPNVLWIGGPPGSGKSTAARTLARRHGLRWYNSDTRTWTHRDRALAAGDPAALRFEELTPAQRAALPPAERHALDLPVERGRMTVDDLRALPAAPLTIAEGTLVTPAMLPPGAADRAVWLTLSPREQRARLEARHGPGAVPELYLYLREVIEAELDRADVRRIVVDGLTPEQTAAEVEKVFAGPLAEGPTADSAVERRALLRYANQAVVEQYETVSARPWCTLDLHATVVAFACECGAPECTADVDLPVADLPPTPLLAPTHHPADPR